Below is a genomic region from Prolixibacteraceae bacterium.
GAGAAAGAAGACGAAGTGAATTATGAGACAAGGCAAGATTCTTTGTTACATTTTAACCTTCTAGAGGTTAAGATTATCCCTCCTTATAAGTTTAAAAACCATAGACAAGAGAATAAATATCAGAAACTGGAGGAGAGAGTCAAAAGAGTCTATCCTGTTTCGTTGATCGTATTGGAGGAGTATGATAAGGTGAATAAAGAGTATGCCAAGGTGTATAATTCGAAGCGTAAACGTAAGAAGTATATTAAATGGTATCAAGATCATATTTATGATACTTATATAGATACACTTAAGGCACTGTCTTATTCGGAAAATAAACTCTTACTGAAGCTGATTAGTTATCAAACAGGAAAATCTCCTTATGTTTTGATCAAAGAGTTTAGAGGAACAGGCAATGCTTGGTTGTGGAGAGGTATGGCACTAATGGTGGGGGCAAATCTTAATACCACTTTCGATGAGGAAGATGATAAAATGTTGTTACATATTATTAGGCGTATGGAAGCAGATCAACTGTAGCAAGGTTTAGTGGAGGAGAAGAAGTATGAAGAATATATTTAGTGATCTAGATGGGGGATTAACGCTAGTTCAGCGTGTAATCAAGACATTAGAAACAGCAATATTGCAAAGAAAGATTCAAGAGGGGACACGACTTCCAGCTGAACGAGAGTTGTGTGAACTGTTATCGGTGAGCCGTACCACTGTTCGTGAGGCTCTCCGTTCGTTGTCTGCCAAGGGATTGGTCGAGATACGTAAGGGGAGTGGTGTCTATGTGTCGCATTATGCGATGAATAATGCATTGGATTCTGTGAACCATTTCTATAACTCTACTTTCAATGAAAAGTGGTTGCATCAACTTGCTCAATTTAGACTACAGTTTGAACCTCAAGTGGCACGAATGGCTGCCAAAAGTCGTA
It encodes:
- a CDS encoding DUF4294 domain-containing protein — protein: MKKLFSLLRPLVLFIFLFSFQKVVAQEKEDEVNYETRQDSLLHFNLLEVKIIPPYKFKNHRQENKYQKLEERVKRVYPVSLIVLEEYDKVNKEYAKVYNSKRKRKKYIKWYQDHIYDTYIDTLKALSYSENKLLLKLISYQTGKSPYVLIKEFRGTGNAWLWRGMALMVGANLNTTFDEEDDKMLLHIIRRMEADQL
- a CDS encoding FadR family transcriptional regulator — protein: MKNIFSDLDGGLTLVQRVIKTLETAILQRKIQEGTRLPAERELCELLSVSRTTVREALRSLSAKGLVEIRKGSGVYVSHYAMNNALDSVNHFYNSTFNEKWLHQLAQFRLQFEPQVARMAAKSRNGYNLECIKKNIERSRLFTEYTDRKTAALDVEFHQLIAQATHNRFVVVSMEPVFNLLPKLCDSIYAEDGYSAKEVICDRHQIVYDAIKDQDEDRAEEAMRNHIGEFIDHYSQYVEENQSSIF